The Enterococcus sp. 7F3_DIV0205 genome has a window encoding:
- the rho gene encoding transcription termination factor Rho has product MSDYLTMAELENSTLKDIYSYAKEFKIPYYSQMNKKELSLAVIRAQAEKQGFFFMEGILDIVSQDGYGFLRPINYGPSAEDIYISSSQIRRFGLRNGDKVAGKARPPKESERYYGLMHVESVNGKDPEEAKERPHFPALTPLYPEKQIKLEITPGRMSTRMIDIFSPVGFGQRGLIVAPPKAGKTSVLKEIANGISENYPDVELILLLIDERPEEVTDLERSVKGDVVSSTFDQQPQNHTRVSELVLERAMRLVEDKRDVVILMDSITRLARAYNLVIPASGRTLSGGIDPAAFYKPKRFFGAARNIEEGGSLTILATALVDTGSRMDDVIFEEFKGTGNMELHLSRDLADRRIFPAIDIKKSGTRKEDLLMSSEQLEETWKLRNHMTGDSLEYTEQFVKFLRKTKNNQKFFEEFHDVSFGKQAKKNIKR; this is encoded by the coding sequence ATGAGTGACTATTTAACAATGGCGGAGCTTGAAAATAGTACACTAAAGGATATTTATTCTTATGCTAAAGAGTTCAAGATCCCTTATTATAGTCAAATGAATAAAAAAGAGTTATCTTTAGCTGTTATCAGAGCACAAGCAGAGAAACAAGGCTTTTTCTTCATGGAAGGAATTTTAGATATTGTTTCTCAAGACGGTTATGGTTTTTTACGTCCAATCAATTATGGACCTAGCGCTGAAGATATTTATATCTCTTCTTCACAAATCCGTCGATTTGGCTTAAGAAACGGCGATAAAGTTGCTGGAAAAGCGCGCCCTCCTAAAGAGTCAGAACGTTATTACGGTTTGATGCATGTTGAAAGTGTCAACGGGAAAGATCCAGAAGAAGCAAAAGAACGTCCCCATTTTCCAGCATTAACACCGCTTTACCCCGAAAAACAAATCAAATTAGAAATAACTCCTGGTAGAATGTCAACACGCATGATCGATATCTTTTCTCCTGTTGGTTTTGGTCAACGAGGCTTAATCGTTGCCCCTCCTAAAGCAGGGAAGACAAGTGTATTAAAAGAAATTGCTAATGGAATCTCAGAAAACTATCCAGATGTGGAATTGATTTTGCTCTTGATCGATGAACGACCAGAAGAAGTTACCGATTTAGAACGAAGTGTTAAAGGCGATGTCGTTTCTTCAACATTCGATCAACAGCCTCAAAATCATACACGTGTTTCTGAATTAGTCTTAGAACGCGCGATGCGTTTAGTTGAAGATAAGCGCGATGTCGTTATTTTAATGGATAGTATTACACGTTTAGCTCGTGCTTATAACCTAGTGATTCCAGCAAGTGGACGGACATTGAGTGGTGGGATCGATCCTGCAGCATTTTATAAGCCAAAACGTTTCTTTGGTGCTGCTCGAAATATTGAAGAGGGCGGCAGTTTGACGATTCTTGCCACGGCTTTAGTAGATACAGGTAGTCGAATGGACGATGTTATCTTTGAAGAATTCAAAGGAACTGGGAATATGGAACTACACTTATCTCGTGATTTGGCAGATCGTCGTATTTTCCCTGCAATCGATATCAAGAAATCAGGTACTCGCAAAGAAGACTTATTAATGTCAAGCGAACAACTAGAAGAAACATGGAAGTTGCGTAATCATATGACAGGGGATTCTTTAGAGTATACAGAACAATTCGTTAAATTTTTGCGTAAAACGAAAAACAATCAGAAATTCTTTGAAGAATTCCACGATGTCTCTTTTGGCAAACAAGCGAAAAAAAATATTAAAAGATAA
- a CDS encoding UDP-N-acetylglucosamine 1-carboxyvinyltransferase translates to MKKIVINGNRPLTGEVSISGAKNSAVALIPAAILADSPVTLDGVPDIQDVHSLIEILEIMGAKTTFTDNTLVIDPTEIVSVPMPKGKINSLRASYYFMGSLLGKFGEGVVGLPGGCYLGPRPIDLHIKGFEALGAKVTNEHGAMYLRTEDGLHGTRIFMDMVSIGATINVMLAAVKAEGKTIIENAAREPEIIDVATLLNNMGANIRGAGTDIIRIEGVEKLHGCRHSIIPDRIEAGTYLALAAAMGEGVKVRNVIYEHLESFIAKLQEMGVKMTIEEDMIEVHPSHDLKMTTVKTYPYPGFATDLQQPITPLMLKAKGTGEVIDSIYAQRTKHIPELVRMGADASIEGNMIVINGPTQLHGAEVVASDLRAGACLVIAGLMATGTTTIYNVEYILRGYDHIIEKLTALGADIQMIETEEEIEVAK, encoded by the coding sequence ATGAAAAAAATCGTAATCAATGGCAATCGTCCATTAACAGGAGAAGTATCGATCAGCGGGGCTAAAAATAGTGCAGTTGCACTGATTCCAGCAGCTATTTTAGCGGATTCACCAGTAACTTTAGATGGTGTCCCTGATATTCAAGATGTCCATTCATTAATTGAAATTTTAGAAATCATGGGTGCTAAAACAACCTTTACTGACAATACACTAGTCATAGATCCAACAGAAATTGTTTCTGTTCCAATGCCTAAAGGCAAAATAAATAGCTTGCGCGCATCCTACTATTTTATGGGTTCATTATTAGGGAAGTTTGGAGAAGGTGTCGTTGGACTCCCTGGGGGCTGTTATTTAGGTCCTCGTCCTATCGATCTTCATATCAAAGGTTTTGAAGCGCTTGGTGCTAAAGTAACCAATGAACATGGTGCAATGTATTTAAGAACTGAAGATGGTCTTCACGGAACGAGAATATTTATGGATATGGTTTCGATTGGGGCGACGATCAATGTGATGTTAGCCGCTGTTAAAGCAGAGGGCAAAACAATTATTGAAAATGCTGCTCGTGAACCAGAAATCATCGATGTTGCCACGCTATTAAATAATATGGGCGCAAATATTCGTGGTGCAGGAACGGATATTATTAGAATCGAAGGCGTTGAAAAATTACATGGTTGCCGTCATTCAATCATTCCTGATCGAATCGAAGCAGGGACATATCTGGCTTTAGCTGCTGCGATGGGTGAAGGAGTGAAAGTTCGTAATGTGATTTATGAACACCTAGAAAGCTTCATTGCCAAATTACAAGAGATGGGCGTGAAAATGACGATCGAAGAAGATATGATCGAAGTTCATCCTTCTCATGATTTAAAAATGACCACTGTTAAAACATATCCATACCCAGGCTTTGCGACTGATTTGCAACAACCGATTACACCTTTGATGTTAAAAGCCAAAGGGACAGGTGAGGTTATTGATAGTATCTACGCACAACGGACTAAACATATTCCAGAATTAGTGCGAATGGGTGCAGACGCTTCGATTGAAGGCAATATGATCGTAATCAATGGACCTACGCAGTTACATGGTGCCGAAGTTGTAGCATCAGATCTTCGAGCAGGTGCTTGTTTAGTGATAGCAGGGTTGATGGCAACAGGTACCACAACAATTTATAACGTAGAATACATTTTACGTGGTTATGACCACATTATTGAAAAATTAACGGCACTTGGTGCTGATATCCAAATGATTGAGACCGAAGAAGAAATCGAGGTGGCTAAATGA
- a CDS encoding class II fructose-bisphosphate aldolase: MPLVSGTEFLKAARKGGYGVGGFNTNNLEWTKAILEAAEAKKAPVLIQTSMGAAKYMGGYQVCYDLVKDLIDSMGITVPVALHLDHGEYEDALECIEIGYTSVMFDGSHLPFEENIEKAKDVVAKAHAKGVSVECEVGSIGGEEDGIIGSGELADVQECVQMVATGIDYLACGIGNIHGSYPENWTGLAFDHLQEIADAVGDIPLVLHGGSGIPLEQVQKAISMGVSKINVNTECQEVFAAATRKYIEEGKDLEGKGFDPRKLLAPGTKAVTELVEQRIEWFGSANKA, encoded by the coding sequence ATGCCATTAGTATCAGGAACTGAATTTCTTAAAGCAGCACGCAAAGGCGGCTACGGTGTCGGAGGATTCAACACAAACAACCTAGAATGGACAAAAGCGATTCTTGAAGCTGCAGAAGCTAAAAAAGCGCCAGTTTTGATCCAAACTTCTATGGGTGCGGCTAAATACATGGGCGGATACCAAGTATGCTACGATTTAGTTAAAGACTTGATCGATTCAATGGGCATTACTGTACCAGTTGCTCTTCACTTAGATCACGGTGAATATGAAGATGCATTAGAATGTATCGAAATTGGTTATACTTCAGTTATGTTTGACGGATCTCACTTACCATTTGAAGAAAACATCGAAAAAGCAAAAGATGTTGTTGCCAAAGCACACGCTAAAGGCGTTTCTGTAGAATGTGAAGTTGGTTCAATCGGCGGCGAAGAAGACGGAATCATCGGTTCTGGCGAGTTAGCTGACGTACAAGAATGTGTACAAATGGTTGCTACAGGTATTGATTACCTAGCATGCGGAATCGGTAACATCCACGGTTCATACCCAGAAAACTGGACTGGTTTAGCATTTGACCACTTACAAGAAATTGCTGACGCTGTTGGTGACATTCCATTAGTATTACACGGTGGTTCAGGTATTCCTTTAGAGCAAGTTCAAAAAGCAATCTCTATGGGTGTTTCTAAAATCAACGTTAATACTGAGTGTCAAGAAGTATTTGCAGCAGCAACTCGTAAATACATTGAAGAAGGTAAAGATCTTGAAGGTAAAGGTTTTGACCCTCGTAAATTATTAGCACCAGGAACAAAAGCTGTTACTGAATTAGTTGAACAACGTATCGAATGGTTCGGTTCTGCTAACAAAGCATAA
- a CDS encoding MurR/RpiR family transcriptional regulator, translating into MNLETLMHKHQKQLSEMDWAILGYILENEQESMRLSIVELGEKVHSSKSSILRLTKKLGFSGYSEFKYFMRQSKQNNIGTTGTDLICLQTKDIENTVKLAQQTDFTSLSKALQQANTVYCYATGYSQRKVIEEFSKMLMVCDKRSIIIPVKTELDISMSMITKEDIVLFVSLSGETDDVKENILSLNARKIPIAAITAFSHNFFAEHAQYAYFYYSTPFTVSGKEHIAQSLVGLSVLMDLIYRKYVTYLNKEFEEGI; encoded by the coding sequence ATGAATTTAGAAACATTGATGCACAAACACCAAAAACAATTAAGTGAAATGGACTGGGCGATTCTGGGCTACATTTTAGAAAATGAACAAGAGAGTATGCGTCTAAGTATCGTTGAGTTGGGTGAAAAAGTCCACAGCTCAAAATCCTCTATTTTACGTTTAACTAAAAAGTTGGGTTTTTCTGGTTATTCAGAATTTAAGTACTTTATGCGACAATCTAAGCAAAACAACATTGGAACAACAGGAACAGATTTAATCTGTCTACAAACAAAAGATATTGAAAATACAGTCAAATTGGCACAACAAACAGATTTTACGTCATTGAGTAAAGCGCTCCAACAAGCCAATACTGTTTACTGCTATGCGACTGGCTACTCACAAAGAAAAGTAATCGAAGAGTTTTCCAAAATGCTGATGGTTTGCGACAAACGCTCCATTATAATTCCAGTAAAAACAGAATTGGATATCAGCATGTCAATGATCACAAAAGAAGATATCGTTTTATTTGTATCTTTAAGTGGAGAAACGGATGATGTCAAAGAAAATATCCTATCTTTAAATGCTCGAAAAATTCCTATTGCAGCAATTACAGCTTTTTCACATAATTTTTTTGCAGAACATGCTCAATATGCATACTTTTATTACTCAACACCATTTACAGTTTCTGGAAAAGAGCATATAGCACAATCACTAGTAGGATTAAGTGTATTGATGGACTTGATTTATCGAAAATATGTTACTTATTTAAATAAAGAATTTGAGGAGGGCATTTAA
- a CDS encoding 6-phospho-alpha-glucosidase codes for MKKFSIVIAGGGSTFTPGIVLMLLDNLEKLPIRQIKFYDNNPQRQKQIADACEIIIKEQAPEIEFLATTDPKTAFTDVDFVMAHIRVGLYAMREKDEKIPLKYGVIGQETCGPGGIAYGMRSIGGVLELIDYMEKYSPEAWMLNYSNPAAIVAEATRKLRPESKIINICDMPVGIEERMAKSIGLTSRKEMVVRYYGLNHFGWWTDIRDKKGNDLMPKIKEHVKEYGYSLKEEVEESQHTDASWMHTFAKAKEVYAVDPTTLPNTYLKYYFYPQDEVAHANPEYTRANEVMAGREKHVFGECNRITQAGTAEGTTLEVDEHASYIVDLARAIAYNTHERMLLIVENQGAIVNFDETAMVEVPCIVGSNGPEPIVQGKIPRFQKGLMEQQVAVEKLVVEAWTEGSYQKLWQALMLSRIVPNARIAQEILDDLVEANKEFWPKLS; via the coding sequence ATGAAGAAATTTTCAATCGTAATTGCAGGGGGAGGAAGTACGTTTACCCCGGGAATCGTTTTGATGTTATTAGATAACCTAGAAAAATTACCAATTAGACAAATCAAATTTTATGATAATAATCCGCAGAGGCAAAAACAAATTGCGGATGCCTGTGAAATCATTATTAAAGAACAAGCGCCAGAAATTGAATTCCTCGCAACAACAGATCCAAAAACAGCTTTTACAGATGTTGACTTTGTGATGGCTCATATTCGTGTCGGGCTTTATGCAATGCGAGAAAAAGATGAGAAAATCCCTTTAAAATATGGTGTTATCGGTCAAGAAACTTGTGGACCTGGCGGAATAGCTTATGGGATGCGCTCGATTGGCGGCGTGTTGGAATTGATCGATTATATGGAAAAATACTCACCAGAAGCTTGGATGCTAAACTATTCTAATCCAGCTGCAATTGTAGCTGAAGCAACTCGAAAGTTACGACCTGAAAGTAAAATCATCAACATTTGTGACATGCCAGTTGGGATTGAAGAAAGAATGGCGAAATCAATCGGTTTAACTTCAAGAAAAGAGATGGTTGTTCGCTATTATGGGTTGAATCACTTTGGTTGGTGGACTGATATTCGAGATAAAAAGGGCAATGATCTAATGCCGAAAATCAAAGAACATGTAAAAGAGTATGGCTATTCATTGAAAGAAGAAGTAGAAGAATCTCAACATACCGATGCCAGTTGGATGCATACTTTTGCTAAGGCTAAAGAAGTCTATGCCGTTGACCCGACTACATTGCCAAATACGTATTTAAAGTATTATTTCTATCCCCAAGACGAAGTAGCACATGCCAATCCAGAATATACAAGGGCTAATGAAGTGATGGCTGGCCGTGAAAAACATGTTTTTGGTGAATGCAATCGCATTACCCAAGCTGGGACAGCTGAAGGAACAACCTTAGAAGTGGATGAGCATGCATCTTATATTGTAGATCTAGCCAGAGCTATCGCCTATAATACGCACGAAAGAATGTTGTTGATCGTTGAAAATCAAGGAGCTATAGTCAATTTTGATGAAACGGCAATGGTGGAAGTTCCTTGTATTGTTGGCAGTAACGGACCAGAACCCATTGTTCAAGGGAAAATCCCTCGTTTCCAAAAAGGACTGATGGAACAACAAGTTGCTGTTGAAAAATTGGTAGTTGAAGCGTGGACAGAAGGTTCATACCAAAAATTATGGCAAGCACTAATGTTGTCAAGAATTGTTCCAAATGCTCGGATCGCACAAGAAATTCTAGATGATTTAGTAGAAGCTAATAAAGAGTTTTGGCCTAAGCTGTCATAG